A DNA window from Actinomadura coerulea contains the following coding sequences:
- a CDS encoding adenine phosphoribosyltransferase: protein MDLGKLIQERIRDIPDYPKQGVMFKDITPLLADHVAFAGVVDAVVNHHGRGTIDKIVGIEARGFILAAPVAYHFGAGFVPVRKKGKLPSATDAETYDLEYGSETIEIHLDAFDPGDRVLIVDDVLATGGTARAAAELVRRGGGEVVGLSVLLELSFLHGRDKLGNLDVHSLVTV from the coding sequence GTGGACCTCGGCAAGCTGATCCAGGAGCGGATCCGCGACATCCCCGACTATCCCAAGCAGGGGGTGATGTTCAAGGACATCACCCCCCTGCTGGCCGACCATGTGGCGTTCGCCGGGGTGGTCGACGCCGTGGTGAACCACCACGGCCGCGGCACCATCGACAAGATCGTCGGTATCGAGGCCCGCGGGTTCATCCTCGCCGCGCCCGTCGCCTACCACTTCGGGGCGGGCTTCGTCCCGGTGCGCAAGAAGGGGAAACTGCCCTCGGCGACGGACGCGGAGACCTATGATCTCGAGTACGGGAGCGAGACGATCGAGATCCACCTCGACGCCTTCGACCCCGGCGACCGGGTACTGATCGTCGACGACGTCCTGGCCACCGGGGGCACGGCCAGGGCCGCCGCCGAACTCGTCCGGCGGGGCGGCGGAGAAGTCGTCGGGCTGTCGGTCCTCCTTGAGCTGTCGTTCCTGCACGGACGCGACAAGCTGGGGAATCTGGACGTTCACTCCCTGGTTACGGTCTAG
- the ruvA gene encoding Holliday junction branch migration protein RuvA — protein sequence MIAFVSGRVAAAGPDGAVIDVHGVGLSLQCSPATLAGLRVGEQARVPTSLVVREDSLTLFGFADDDERTVFELLQTASGVGPRLALAMLAVHSPNALRRAVSTEDVTALTKVPGIGKKGAQRIVLELRDRLGGPVGDDGGDLRAPARAEPWRQQVQMGLVNLGWSAKDADSAVDAVAAELDGGETPPVAALLRSALKKLSKQ from the coding sequence GTGATCGCCTTCGTCAGCGGCCGGGTGGCCGCGGCCGGTCCCGACGGGGCGGTGATCGACGTGCACGGCGTCGGCCTCTCGCTGCAGTGCAGCCCCGCCACGCTGGCCGGCCTGCGGGTCGGGGAGCAGGCGCGGGTGCCGACCTCCCTCGTCGTCCGCGAGGACTCCCTCACGCTGTTCGGCTTCGCCGACGACGACGAGCGCACCGTCTTCGAGCTGCTCCAGACCGCCAGCGGCGTCGGGCCCCGCCTCGCCCTGGCGATGCTGGCGGTCCACTCGCCGAACGCGCTGCGCCGCGCCGTGTCCACCGAGGACGTGACGGCGCTCACCAAGGTGCCCGGCATCGGCAAGAAGGGCGCGCAGCGCATCGTCCTGGAACTGCGGGACCGCCTCGGCGGCCCGGTCGGCGACGACGGCGGCGACCTGCGCGCGCCCGCGCGCGCCGAGCCGTGGCGCCAGCAGGTGCAGATGGGCCTGGTCAACCTCGGCTGGTCGGCCAAGGACGCCGACTCCGCCGTGGACGCGGTCGCGGCCGAGCTCGACGGCGGCGAGACGCCCCCGGTCGCGGCCCTGCTGAGGTCGGCTCTGAAGAAGCTGAGCAAGCAGTGA
- the ruvC gene encoding crossover junction endodeoxyribonuclease RuvC, with protein sequence MRVMGVDPGLTRCGVGVVEGAPGKRLHLVHVSVVRTAPDEDHALRLLGVETGIAAVMDELRPDAVAVERVFSQHNVRTVMGTAQAAGIAMLLAARRGLPVALHTPSEAKAAVTGNGRADKAQVTRMVTRLLSLETAPKPADAADALALAICHVWRGGAQRRLAHAQVSRVEEAARAERERLAARSRGGNVQ encoded by the coding sequence GTGCGGGTGATGGGGGTGGACCCCGGGCTCACCCGGTGCGGGGTCGGGGTCGTCGAGGGCGCCCCGGGGAAGCGGCTGCACCTGGTGCACGTGTCGGTCGTGCGGACCGCCCCCGACGAGGACCATGCCCTGCGCCTGCTGGGCGTCGAGACGGGCATCGCGGCCGTCATGGACGAGCTGCGCCCCGACGCCGTCGCCGTCGAGCGCGTGTTCTCCCAGCACAACGTGCGGACCGTGATGGGCACGGCCCAGGCCGCCGGGATCGCCATGCTGCTGGCCGCCCGGCGGGGCCTGCCCGTCGCGCTGCACACGCCCAGTGAGGCCAAGGCCGCCGTCACCGGGAACGGCCGCGCCGACAAGGCGCAGGTGACCAGGATGGTGACCCGGCTGCTGTCCCTGGAGACGGCGCCGAAGCCGGCGGACGCCGCGGACGCGCTCGCCCTGGCGATCTGCCACGTCTGGCGTGGGGGAGCGCAGCGGCGGCTCGCGCACGCGCAGGTGTCGCGCGTCGAGGAGGCGGCCAGGGCCGAACGGGAGCGGCTCGCCGCCCGGAGCAGAGGAGGAAACGTCCAGTGA
- the secF gene encoding protein translocase subunit SecF yields MGTRAAISRIYRGEISADIVGRPKIWYTISGLLLALSIAGLLVQGLNFGVEFKGGSVFTFKAPSASIEQVRGAVTDGGAHQVIVQKAGGDWRVTTESLSSDQVTEVKTSVSKELTVPADKVSTQVVGASWGGEIQKKAWQALLVFMVLIIAYLSVAFEWRMAVAAVVALVHDLVITAGIYAWSGFEVTPATLLGFLTILGYSLYDAVVVFDMIKEVTKPLGPTSRTTYSEAANQALSSTLVRSLNTSLVAILPVGAILFIGTTLFGAGTLKDLSLALFVGMIVGTYSSICVATPLLVQFKEREPKYKQIRQNIARREQSSKRTSKAKVSAGAGASSPSAGENGPSDDDGGGDQQGTPEIRSTVTVRKVVQSGSRQQPKRGSRQQRRGGK; encoded by the coding sequence ATGGGAACGCGTGCGGCCATCTCCCGGATCTACCGGGGCGAGATCAGCGCGGACATCGTCGGCCGGCCGAAGATCTGGTACACGATCTCCGGGCTGCTGCTGGCGCTGTCGATCGCGGGCCTGCTGGTGCAGGGCCTGAACTTCGGCGTGGAGTTCAAGGGCGGCTCCGTCTTCACCTTCAAGGCGCCGAGCGCCTCGATCGAGCAGGTGCGCGGCGCCGTCACCGACGGCGGCGCCCACCAGGTGATCGTGCAGAAGGCGGGCGGCGACTGGCGGGTCACGACCGAGAGCCTGTCCTCCGACCAGGTCACCGAGGTCAAGACGAGCGTCTCCAAAGAGCTGACCGTCCCCGCCGACAAGGTCAGCACGCAGGTCGTCGGCGCCTCGTGGGGCGGTGAGATCCAGAAGAAGGCCTGGCAGGCGCTGCTGGTCTTCATGGTCCTGATCATCGCCTACCTGTCGGTGGCGTTCGAGTGGCGGATGGCCGTGGCCGCGGTCGTGGCGCTCGTCCACGACCTGGTGATCACGGCGGGCATCTACGCCTGGTCCGGCTTCGAGGTGACCCCGGCCACGCTGCTCGGCTTCCTGACGATCCTCGGCTACTCGCTGTACGACGCGGTCGTCGTCTTCGACATGATCAAGGAGGTCACCAAGCCGCTCGGCCCGACCTCCAGGACGACCTACAGCGAGGCGGCCAACCAGGCGCTCAGCAGCACGCTGGTCCGGTCGCTGAACACCTCGCTGGTGGCGATCCTGCCCGTCGGCGCGATCCTGTTCATCGGCACGACGCTGTTCGGCGCCGGCACGCTGAAGGACCTGTCGCTGGCCCTGTTCGTCGGCATGATCGTCGGAACGTACTCCTCGATCTGCGTGGCGACGCCGCTGCTCGTCCAGTTCAAGGAGCGCGAGCCGAAGTACAAGCAGATCCGGCAGAACATCGCCCGGCGCGAGCAGAGCTCCAAGCGGACGTCGAAGGCCAAGGTCAGCGCCGGGGCCGGCGCCTCCTCGCCCAGCGCGGGGGAGAACGGCCCGTCCGACGACGACGGCGGCGGAGACCAGCAGGGCACCCCCGAGATCCGCAGCACGGTCACCGTGCGGAAGGTCGTGCAGAGCGGGTCGCGGCAGCAGCCGAAGCGCGGGTCGCGGCAGCAGCGCCGCGGCGGCAAGTAG
- the yajC gene encoding preprotein translocase subunit YajC, producing the protein MGSDMILAANSGGSGAFNLLLLLAVPLVFYFLLIRPQSRRRKEQMQMQNAMEPGARVLTTSGIRATVVSVDDDGIVLEIADGVEVRFVKQAVMQVLKDDEPEELDDEHDGDDEPAEEEDGDRVDLSKDGSEVDLSKDGSEVDLSKDGDDEAADTAGEDGEPESKPKGKAKVEAGDKPA; encoded by the coding sequence ATGGGCAGCGACATGATTCTCGCGGCGAACTCCGGCGGTAGCGGGGCTTTCAACCTGCTCCTGCTCCTCGCCGTGCCACTGGTCTTCTACTTCCTGCTGATCCGGCCGCAGAGCAGGCGCCGGAAAGAGCAGATGCAGATGCAGAACGCCATGGAACCGGGCGCTCGCGTCCTCACGACCAGCGGCATCCGCGCGACCGTCGTGTCGGTCGACGACGACGGCATCGTTCTGGAGATCGCCGACGGCGTCGAGGTCCGGTTCGTCAAGCAGGCCGTGATGCAGGTCCTCAAGGACGACGAGCCCGAGGAGCTCGACGACGAGCACGACGGCGACGACGAGCCCGCCGAGGAGGAGGACGGCGACCGCGTCGACCTGTCCAAGGACGGCTCCGAGGTCGACCTGTCCAAGGACGGCTCCGAGGTCGACCTGTCCAAGGACGGCGACGACGAGGCCGCGGACACCGCGGGCGAGGACGGCGAGCCCGAGTCCAAGCCGAAGGGGAAGGCGAAGGTCGAGGCGGGCGACAAGCCCGCCTGA
- a CDS encoding GNAT family N-acetyltransferase yields the protein MEIRALAPDEADTVRDIRARAFGPLPDEVWARRSRLVRQSAEAGRQFAGLDGGAVVATGALLDMTQWWHGRAVPAAGVSAITVAPEERGRGLGRRLMSDLLERCADLGHPLAMLYPATTRLYRSLGWEHAGGWHHVDLSTEALRTIAAERVPVRRAGPGDAAEVAAVVGGTHRTALDSGPVGWPEARWRVLLDDPDAYHYLAEDGFLSYRWAEGNAGLEVSRLVASSERTLRALWAIVGSGSSTAESVRACVSPMDPVLWLPREREREAVHRSQWMLRVVDAPAAIAARGYPAGVAAGVPLEIDDPQRPANSGHWRLEIEDGRGRLERSAAGSGAVRLGPRGLSALYCGIPVPTLRRAGLLEGGDAEALGAAFAATPFSLDYF from the coding sequence GAGGTGTGGGCGCGGCGGTCCCGCCTGGTCCGGCAGTCGGCGGAGGCGGGGAGGCAGTTCGCCGGCCTCGACGGCGGCGCGGTCGTCGCCACGGGGGCCCTGCTCGACATGACGCAGTGGTGGCACGGGCGGGCGGTCCCGGCGGCCGGCGTCAGCGCGATCACGGTGGCCCCCGAGGAGCGCGGCCGGGGGCTCGGCCGACGCCTGATGTCGGACCTGCTGGAGCGGTGCGCCGATCTCGGCCACCCGCTCGCCATGCTCTATCCGGCCACGACGCGGCTCTACCGGTCGCTCGGCTGGGAGCACGCGGGGGGCTGGCACCACGTCGACCTGTCCACCGAGGCCCTGCGCACGATCGCGGCCGAGCGGGTCCCCGTCCGCAGGGCCGGGCCCGGCGACGCCGCGGAGGTGGCCGCCGTGGTCGGCGGCACGCACCGGACCGCGCTCGACTCCGGCCCGGTCGGCTGGCCCGAGGCGAGGTGGCGCGTGCTTCTGGACGACCCGGACGCCTACCACTACCTGGCCGAGGACGGGTTCCTCTCCTACCGCTGGGCGGAGGGCAACGCCGGGCTGGAGGTCTCGCGACTCGTCGCCTCGTCCGAGAGGACGCTGAGGGCCCTGTGGGCCATCGTCGGGTCCGGTTCGTCCACCGCCGAGTCGGTGCGGGCCTGCGTGTCGCCGATGGACCCGGTGCTGTGGCTGCCGCGCGAGCGCGAGCGCGAGGCCGTCCACCGCTCCCAGTGGATGCTGCGGGTGGTCGACGCGCCCGCGGCGATCGCGGCGCGCGGCTACCCGGCCGGGGTGGCCGCCGGCGTGCCGCTGGAGATAGACGATCCCCAGCGTCCGGCCAACTCGGGCCACTGGCGCCTGGAGATCGAGGACGGACGGGGACGGCTGGAGCGCTCCGCCGCCGGCTCCGGCGCCGTGCGCCTCGGACCGCGCGGCCTGTCGGCCCTCTACTGCGGGATCCCGGTGCCGACCCTGCGCCGCGCCGGGCTGCTGGAGGGCGGCGACGCGGAGGCGCTCGGGGCCGCCTTCGCGGCCACGCCGTTCTCACTGGATTACTTCTGA
- the secD gene encoding protein translocase subunit SecD, with product MAPPKNAPKPGRTLLALFAIMVVMAGLAVWQGQTKPKLGLDLAGGTTVTLTAKTVNGKNPPANQMDQAVKIMTKRVNGLGVSDAEVAKQGSNNIVVNVPGEGQGRVVNLIGTTAKLQFRQVFAVADGKPSTGAAPAPSPSPSKSAGEKKDGSKSPSPSASASPSGGASPSASSTPRGRALSGAMTAPTPKPSGSAAPSAAPSASSPLGQPSGRPTAPTQEYPGVTDKAVISQFEALNCYGGDRRAPGSNDPNRKFVAACDQDEESGQAAKYILGPVRVLGESVSSASAMPPNAQQGQASWSVSLKFNGTGARQFGEVTTAASQAYQQNPSSPQAQVAIVLDGQVVSAPSIREGAITGGTASIDGPPDSFNEQYATDLANVLKYGALPLEFKQSSIDEVSSTLGSDQLTGGLIAGAIGLGLVVLYCLFYYRGLGVVAVTSLVVASVITYEAVVILGEGMGFRLSLPHIIGLIVSIGITADSFIVYFERLRDELRAGRKLRSSVENAWKRARRTILVADAVTFLAALVLYFLAVGGVAGFAFAMGLTTLIDVVVVFFFTKPMVALLARTSFFGRGHPMSGLDPRRLHKPQDTSAPAARTTSQEA from the coding sequence GTGGCTCCGCCCAAGAATGCTCCCAAGCCCGGGCGCACGCTCCTCGCGCTCTTCGCGATCATGGTGGTCATGGCCGGTCTGGCGGTCTGGCAGGGGCAGACGAAGCCCAAGCTGGGCCTGGACCTCGCCGGCGGGACGACCGTGACGCTCACGGCCAAGACCGTGAACGGCAAGAACCCCCCGGCGAACCAGATGGACCAGGCCGTCAAGATCATGACGAAGCGCGTCAATGGTCTGGGGGTGTCCGACGCCGAGGTCGCCAAGCAGGGCAGCAACAACATCGTGGTGAACGTCCCCGGTGAGGGGCAGGGCCGCGTCGTCAACCTGATCGGGACGACGGCCAAGCTGCAGTTCCGCCAGGTGTTCGCGGTGGCCGACGGGAAGCCGTCGACCGGGGCGGCGCCCGCCCCGTCCCCCAGCCCGTCGAAGAGCGCGGGGGAGAAGAAGGACGGGAGCAAGAGCCCGTCGCCGTCCGCGTCGGCCTCCCCCTCGGGGGGCGCGTCGCCGTCGGCGTCGTCAACTCCGCGCGGCAGGGCCCTGTCGGGGGCGATGACGGCCCCGACGCCCAAGCCGTCCGGGTCGGCCGCGCCGTCCGCCGCGCCGTCGGCGTCGTCGCCGCTGGGCCAGCCGTCCGGCCGGCCCACGGCTCCCACGCAGGAGTACCCGGGCGTCACCGACAAGGCCGTGATCAGCCAGTTCGAGGCGCTGAACTGCTACGGCGGCGACCGGCGGGCCCCGGGGTCCAACGACCCGAACCGCAAGTTCGTCGCCGCCTGCGACCAGGACGAGGAGAGCGGCCAGGCCGCCAAGTACATCCTCGGCCCGGTCCGGGTCCTGGGCGAGAGCGTCTCCTCGGCGAGCGCGATGCCGCCGAACGCGCAGCAGGGCCAGGCCAGCTGGTCGGTCTCGCTGAAGTTCAACGGCACGGGCGCCCGCCAGTTCGGCGAGGTCACCACCGCCGCGTCCCAGGCCTACCAGCAGAACCCGTCCTCCCCGCAGGCGCAGGTCGCGATCGTGCTGGACGGCCAGGTCGTCTCCGCGCCCAGCATCCGCGAGGGCGCCATCACCGGCGGCACCGCCAGCATCGACGGTCCGCCCGACAGCTTCAACGAGCAGTACGCCACCGACCTCGCCAACGTGCTCAAGTACGGGGCGCTGCCGCTGGAGTTCAAGCAGAGCTCCATCGACGAGGTGTCGTCCACGCTGGGCTCCGACCAGCTGACCGGCGGGCTGATCGCCGGCGCGATCGGGCTCGGCCTGGTGGTGCTCTACTGCCTGTTCTACTACCGGGGCCTCGGCGTGGTGGCGGTCACCAGCCTGGTCGTGGCGTCGGTCATCACCTACGAGGCGGTGGTGATCCTCGGTGAGGGGATGGGCTTCCGGCTCTCCCTGCCGCACATCATCGGCCTGATCGTGTCCATCGGCATCACCGCCGACTCGTTCATCGTCTACTTCGAGCGGCTGAGGGACGAGCTGCGGGCCGGGCGCAAGCTGCGCTCGTCGGTGGAGAACGCCTGGAAGCGGGCGCGGCGCACGATCCTCGTCGCCGACGCCGTCACCTTCCTCGCGGCGCTGGTGCTGTACTTCCTCGCGGTCGGCGGCGTGGCCGGGTTCGCGTTCGCGATGGGCCTCACCACGCTCATCGACGTCGTCGTGGTGTTCTTCTTCACCAAGCCGATGGTCGCGCTGCTGGCGCGCACGAGCTTCTTCGGACGCGGGCATCCGATGTCCGGACTCGATCCGAGGCGCCTGCACAAGCCGCAGGACACCTCCGCCCCAGCCGCCCGCACGACGAGCCAGGAGGCCTGA
- the ruvB gene encoding Holliday junction branch migration DNA helicase RuvB yields the protein MSGPDETGRLVSADADGVEEQQIEAALRPKKLDDFVGQERVREQLSLVLHGALGRGRTPDHVLLSGGPGLGKTTLAMIIATELGQPLRISSGPAIERAGDLAAVLSTLAEGEVLFLDEIHRLARPAEEMLYMAMEDFRVDVVVGKGPGATAIPLDIAPFTLVGATTRAGMLPGPLRDRFGFVAHMDFYEPAELEIIVRRSARLLDVEIADDAAAEVAGRSRGTPRIANRLLRRVRDYAEVRADGVVTRESARAALALYEVDERGLDRLDRSVLESLMRKFGGGPVGLSTLAVSVGEEPETVEVVAEPFLVRQGLLARTPRGRVATAAAWAHLGLPQPPTAPMAGTLFDLDRDAGRTE from the coding sequence ATGAGCGGGCCCGACGAGACAGGGCGGCTGGTGTCGGCGGACGCCGACGGGGTCGAGGAGCAGCAGATCGAGGCCGCGCTGCGGCCGAAGAAGCTGGACGACTTCGTCGGGCAGGAGCGGGTCCGCGAGCAGCTCTCGCTGGTGCTGCACGGCGCACTGGGGCGCGGCCGGACCCCCGACCACGTGCTGCTCTCGGGCGGGCCCGGGCTCGGCAAGACCACCCTCGCCATGATCATCGCCACGGAGCTGGGGCAGCCGCTGCGGATCTCCTCGGGTCCGGCGATCGAGCGGGCCGGCGACCTCGCGGCCGTGCTGTCGACCCTCGCCGAGGGCGAGGTGCTGTTCCTGGACGAGATCCACCGGCTGGCGCGGCCCGCCGAGGAGATGCTCTACATGGCGATGGAGGACTTCCGCGTCGACGTCGTCGTGGGCAAGGGCCCCGGGGCGACGGCGATCCCGCTCGACATCGCGCCTTTCACGCTGGTGGGGGCCACGACGCGGGCGGGCATGCTGCCCGGCCCGCTGCGCGACCGGTTCGGCTTCGTCGCGCACATGGACTTCTACGAGCCCGCCGAGCTGGAGATCATCGTCCGCCGGTCGGCCCGGCTGCTGGACGTGGAGATCGCCGATGACGCCGCCGCCGAGGTCGCCGGGCGCTCGCGCGGCACGCCCCGCATCGCCAACCGGCTGCTGCGCCGCGTCCGCGACTATGCCGAGGTCCGCGCCGACGGCGTGGTCACGCGGGAATCGGCCCGCGCGGCCCTGGCGTTGTACGAGGTGGACGAACGGGGCCTTGACCGGCTCGACCGTTCCGTCCTGGAGTCGCTGATGCGCAAGTTCGGCGGCGGGCCGGTGGGCCTGTCGACGCTGGCCGTGTCAGTGGGGGAGGAGCCCGAGACCGTCGAGGTCGTCGCGGAGCCGTTCCTCGTCCGGCAGGGGCTGCTCGCCAGGACCCCGCGCGGAAGGGTCGCCACCGCGGCGGCGTGGGCGCACCTGGGGCTTCCCCAGCCGCCGACGGCGCCGATGGCGGGCACCCTGTTCGACCTGGACAGGGACGCCGGCCGGACGGAATAG